In Armatimonadota bacterium, the sequence GGCGGGAGCTCAGCAACCTGCTCGCGGAGTTGTTCACCCCCGCCGCACTCGGAGGCCGTATCGCCGAGCCCGCGGGGACGTACGGTTCGGATCCTCCCAAGCCTGTCGCCTCACCCCGCCAGAAACTCCTCGTCTTCACCGAGCACCGTGACACATTGAACTACCTCGTGGACCGGATCTCCACCCTCCTCGGCCGGCCTCAGGCCGTGGTGTGGATCCACGGGAACATGGGCCGGGAGGAGCGGACCAGGGCCCAGGAGCTGTTCCTGCACGACCCGGAGGTCCAGGTGCTCGTGGCCACGGACGCCGCGGGGGAGGGCATCAACCTCCAGCGGGCACACCTGATGGTGAACTACGACCTGCCGTGGAACCCCAACCGTCTGGAGCAGCGGTTCGGCCGGATCCACCGGATCGGGCAGACCGAGCCCTGCCACATGTGGAACCTCGTGGCCATCGAGACGCGCGAAGGCGACGTGTACTACACACTCCTCCGGAAGCTGGAGGAGGCGCGGAAGGCCCTGGGAGGGAAGGTCTTCGACGTCCTCGGGAAGCTCCAGTTCGAGGGACGGCCGCTGCGGGAGCTCCTCATCGAGGCGGTCCGGTACGGCGAGCGGCCGGAGGTGAGGGAACGCCTGGACCGCGCCATCGACGCGGCCCTGGACGTGGCACGGCTGCGGGACCTGGTGGAGGAGCGGGCCCTGGCCCAGGAGATCATCGACTCCGACCGGCTGCGCCGGGTCCGGGCGGAGATGGAGCGGGCCGAGGCGCGTAGGCTCCAGCCCCACTACGTGGAGGCCTTCTTCCTGGAGGCTTTCCGTCGGCTCGGCGGGACGGTCCGGCAGCGGGAGCCCCGGCGCTACGAAGTCACCCACGTGCCTGCCGCCGTCCGTCACCGGGACCGCATGATCGGCACGCGGGACCCAGTGCTCCCCCGTTACGAGCGCATCACCTTCGAAAAAGGCCTCATCGCCCCACCCGGGCAGCCCCGGGCGGCCTTCGTGTGTCCCGGACACCCCCTCCTGGAGGCCGTCATCGACCTCACCCTGGAGCGCCACCGGGAACTCCTGCGCCGGGGGACCGTTCTGGTGGACGACCAAGACTCTGGCGACCGCCCACGTGTGGTCTTCTACCTGGAGCACGCGGTCCAGGACGCCAGCACGACCCGCACCGGTGAGCGGAGGGTGGTCTCGCGCCGGTTGCTTTACGTGGAGTTGGACGCGGACGGCAACGCCCGCCACGCCGGATACGCCCCCTACCTGGACTACCGGCCGCTGCGGGAGGGCGAGCCGACGCCAGAGGAGGTCTTGGCCCGGCCGGAGTGCGCGTGGATCACGCGGGAGCTTGCGGGCCGCGCCCAGGAGTACGCGGTCACCCGCGTCGTCCCCGAGCACCTGGAAGAAGTCCGTCGGCGGCGCCTGGAGTGGATCGAGAAGACGCGGGCGGCGGTCAAGGATCGGCTCACCAAGGAGATCGCCTACTGGGACCACCGGGCGGAGGAGCTGCGCCTCCAGGAACAGGCCGGCAAGCCGAACGCAAGGTTAAACTCCCAGGAGGCGCGGCGGCGGGCAGACGAGCTGGCGGCCCGCCTGAAGAAGCGCATGGAACAGCTCGACCTGGAGGCGCAGATCTCGCCTCTCCCGCCGGTGGTGATGGGCGGGTTCGTGGTGGTGCCGGTCGGTCTACTGGCGAAGATGCGGGGGCAGGGCGCGCCGGCAGAGGGGACTCCCGTGGACACCCAGGCGGCGGCCGCCCGCGCCCGGGCCATCGTCATGGAGGTGGAGCGCCGCCTGGGCTACGAACCGGTCGACCGCGAGCGGGAACAGCTCGGCTACGACATCGAGAGCCGGGACCCCCGCACCGGGAGGCTGCGGTTCATCGAGGTCAAGGGCCGGGTGAGCGGGGCGGCCACGGTCACGGTCACGCGGAACGAGATCCTCACCTCGCTCAACAAGCCGGACGACTACATCCTGGCCATCGTGGAGTTCCTGGAGGGCGGGGGCCACCGGGTCCACTACGTCCGTCGGCCGTTCCGGAGGGAGCCAGACTTCGGGGTGACGAGTGTAAATTATGACTTGTTAGAGC encodes:
- a CDS encoding helicase-related protein produces the protein MKLEDLRPQATVRGILPDAAVTVVNVQWFGSEALELTYKDPAGRVGNVLLYRDDEPRLELVEQGRPWSFDGDGALFRLVSEAHRIRLAYLFDPLLAVHTSLLEPLPHQITAVYEAMLPRQPLRFLLADDAGAGKTIMAGLLIKELVVRGDVQRCLIVCPGSLVEQWQDELSQRFQLPFEIATNDKLEAARTGNWFGENDLVIARLDKCARDESVQAKLAAPGCSWDLVVVDEAHKMSATFFGGEVKYTKRYKLGQLLSGLTRHLLLLTATPHNGKEEDFQLFLALLDGDRFEGRFRDGVHQVDVSDLMRRVVKEKLVKFDGSPLFPERFAHTVPYRLSDLEAHLYKEVTEYVRQEFNRADALEDEKRAGTVGFALTILQRRLASSPEAIYQSLRRRRERLESRLREVELLQRGAAALVASGPVLDEEDLEDLEDAPEAELARKEEEVLDQATAARTIEELRAEIATLRRLEALALRVRQSGEDRKWRELSNLLAELFTPAALGGRIAEPAGTYGSDPPKPVASPRQKLLVFTEHRDTLNYLVDRISTLLGRPQAVVWIHGNMGREERTRAQELFLHDPEVQVLVATDAAGEGINLQRAHLMVNYDLPWNPNRLEQRFGRIHRIGQTEPCHMWNLVAIETREGDVYYTLLRKLEEARKALGGKVFDVLGKLQFEGRPLRELLIEAVRYGERPEVRERLDRAIDAALDVARLRDLVEERALAQEIIDSDRLRRVRAEMERAEARRLQPHYVEAFFLEAFRRLGGTVRQREPRRYEVTHVPAAVRHRDRMIGTRDPVLPRYERITFEKGLIAPPGQPRAAFVCPGHPLLEAVIDLTLERHRELLRRGTVLVDDQDSGDRPRVVFYLEHAVQDASTTRTGERRVVSRRLLYVELDADGNARHAGYAPYLDYRPLREGEPTPEEVLARPECAWITRELAGRAQEYAVTRVVPEHLEEVRRRRLEWIEKTRAAVKDRLTKEIAYWDHRAEELRLQEQAGKPNARLNSQEARRRADELAARLKKRMEQLDLEAQISPLPPVVMGGFVVVPVGLLAKMRGQGAPAEGTPVDTQAAAARARAIVMEVERRLGYEPVDREREQLGYDIESRDPRTGRLRFIEVKGRVSGAATVTVTRNEILTSLNKPDDYILAIVEFLEGGGHRVHYVRRPFRREPDFGVTSVNYDLLELMGRATEPG